One window of Trifolium pratense cultivar HEN17-A07 linkage group LG5, ARS_RC_1.1, whole genome shotgun sequence genomic DNA carries:
- the LOC123883425 gene encoding ras-related protein RABD2a-like has product MNPEYDYLFKLLLIGDSGVGKSCLLLRFADDSYIDSYISTIGVDFKIRTVEQDGKTIKLQIWDTAGQERFRTITSSYYRGAHGIIIVYDVTDEESFNNVKQWLSEIDRYASDNVNKLLVGNKSDLTASRAVSYDTAKEFADNIGIPFMETSAKDATNVEGAFMAMAAAIKDRMASQPSANNARPPTVQIKGQPVGQKGGCCSS; this is encoded by the exons ATGAATCCCGAATA TGATTATCTGTTCAAGCTCCTTCTTATTGGAGACTCTGGTGTTGGTAAATCATGCCTTCTTCTAAGATTTGCT GATGATTCATACATTGATAGCTACATAAGCACCATTGGAGTTGATTTT AAAATACGGACTGTTGAGCAGGATGGGAAGACAATTAAACTACAGATT TGGGATACTGCCGGACAAGAACGATTCAGGACAATAACCAGTAGCTACTATCGTGGGGCCCATGGAATCATT ATTGTTTATGATGTGACAGATGAAGAGAGCTTCAATAATGTGAAGCAGTGGCTAAGTGAAATCGACCGCTATGCCAGTGATAATGTTAACAAGCTTTTGGTTGGAAACAAGAGTGATCTGACTGCAAGTAGAGCTGTCTCATATGATACGGCTAAA GAATTTGCAGATAATATTGGCATTCCTTTTATGGAAACAAGTGCAAAAGATGCTACAAATGTGGAAGGGGCTTTCATGGCCATGGCTGCTGCCATCAAGGATAG AATGGCGAGCCAACCGTCCGCAAACAATGCAAGGCCTCCAACAGTGCAGATTAAAGGACAACCAGTTGGGCAAAAAGGTGGGTGCTGCTCTTCCTAA
- the LOC123883423 gene encoding glycine--tRNA ligase, chloroplastic/mitochondrial 2 isoform X3, whose protein sequence is MYVEPSIRPDDSRYGENPNRLQRHTQFQVILKPDPGNSQDLFIRSLSALGIDVTAHDIRFVEDNWESPVLGAWGLGWEIWMDGMEITQFTYFQQAGSLSLSPVSVEITYGLERILMLLQGVDHFKKIKYSDGITYGELFLENEKEMSAYYLEHASVDHLQKHFDFFEEESRRLLSSGLAIPAYDQLLKTSHAFNILDARGFVGVTERARYFGRMRSLARQCAQLWLKTREMLGFPLGFISEPDQYAVPKDVLKAACEKVHDHARTFVLEIGTEELPPQDVVDASKQLKDLILQLLERQRLKHGEVQVFGTARRLVVSVENLITKQTGQEVEVRGPPVSKAFDQEGNPTKAAEGFSRKNSVPLDLVYRKVDGKTEYVYARIKESSRHALEVLSEDLPATIAKISFPKTMRWNSQVMFSRPIRWILALHGDVVVPFWFAGVMSGNSSCGLRNTTSAIVQIENAESYSVAMRNAGVNVVVEDRKKKIVEQSNTLAESVNGQILIPKGLLDEVVNLVEAPIPVLGKFKETFLDLPKDLLTMVMQKHQKYFAVCDSNGQLLPYFIAVANGAIDEATVRKGNEAVLRARYEDAKFFYELDTRKRFSEFREQLKNILFHEKLGTMLDKMTRVENMVTKLSCLLDINEDTQQTIREAASLAMSDLATSVVTEFTALSGVMGRHYALRDGYSEQTAEAVFEITLPRFSGDIVPKSDAGIVLAIADRLDSLVGLFTAGCQPSSTNDPFGLRRISYGLVQLLVEKNKNLDFKEALELAAGVQPIKVNPQVIDEVRQFVTRRLEQFLVDKGVSAEIVRSILAERANFPCLAAKSAYKMEELSKGELFPKVVEAYSRPTRIVRGKEIECHTEVDESAFETNEERVLWNAFSSVKKSINPGLDIDDFVEISSQLIQPLEDFFNNVFVMVDDAKIRNNRLALLKGIAELPKGIADLTLLPGF, encoded by the exons GTATTGATGTTACTGCACATGATATACGATTTGTGGAGGACAATTGGGAGAGTCcg GTTCTTGGTGCTTGGGGTTTGGGATGGGAAATCTGGATGGATGGAATGGAGATTACTCAATTTACCTACTTTCAGCAG GCTGGAAGTCTCTCGTTATCACCAGTATCAGTAGAAATCACTTATGGCCTGGAACGTATCCTCATGTTACTGCAG GGAGTTGATCACTTCAAAAAGATCAAATACTCTGATGGAATCACTTACGGAGAATTGTTCTTGGAGAATGA AAAGGAAATGAGTGCGTATTACTTGGAGCATGCTAGTGTTGATCATCTTCAAAAACATTTTGATTTCTTTGAGGAGGAATCTCGTCGTTTACTTTCTTCAGGCCTTGCGATCCCTGC GTATGATCAGCTTCTGAAAACATCTCAtgcttttaatattttagatgCCAGAGGCTTTGTTGGAGTAACTGAGCGTGCTCGATATTTTGGTCGGATGCGCAG TTTAGCTCGCCAGTGTGCCCAACTTTGGTTGAAGACTAGGGAGATGCTTGGCTTCCCCCTTGGTTTCATCTCAGAACCTGATCAGTATGCAGTGCCAAAAGATGTTTTGAAGGCTGCATGTGAGAAG GTTCATGATCATGCAAGAACATTTGTTCTTGAAATTGGAACCGAAGAGTTGCCACCTCAAGATGTTGTTGATGCAAGCAAGCAA CTGAAAGATTTAATATTGCAATTACTGGAACGACAGAGGTTAAAGCATGGTGAAGTGCAGGTTTTTGGCACCGCAAGGAGATTAGTG GTTTCTGTTGAAAATCTTATCACAAAACAAACAGGACAAGAGGTTGAGGTTCGAGGTCCTCCTGTTTCAAAAGCATTTGATCAAGAAGGAAATCCAACAAAG GCTGCTGAGGGTTTTTCCCGTAAAAATTCTGTTCCACTGGACTTGGTATACAGAAAGGTTGATG GGAAAACAGAATATGTATATGCTCGTATAAAAGAGTCTTCAAGACATGCTTTGGAG GTTTTATCTGAAGATTTGCCTGCCACTATTGCTAAAATTTCATTTCCAAAGACAATGCGTTGGAATTCACAG GTGATGTTTAGCAGGCCTATCCGTTGGATTTTGGCCTTGCATGGAGATGTTGTGGTCCCATTTTGGTTTGCTGGTGTAATGAG TGGAAATTCGTCTTGCGGCCTTCGTAATACTACTTCAGCTATTGTCCAG ATAGAAAACGCAGAATCTTATTCAGTTGCAATGCGAAATGCTGGAGTCAATGTTGTAGTTGAG GACcgtaagaaaaaaattgtagagCAATCTAATACATTAGCAGAAAGTGTAAATGGCCAAATTCTGATTCCGAAAGGTTTGCTTGACGAG GTTGTAAATCTTGTTGAGGCACCTATTCCAGTGCTTGGGAAGTTTAAAGAAACCTTCTTAGATCTTCCAAAGGATCTTTTGACTATG GTTATGCAAAAACACCAGAAATATTTTGCTGTATGCGATTCTAATGGACAATTACTGCCTTACTTTATTGCT GTTGCAAATGGAGCAATTGATGAAGCTACAGTGAGGAAAGGAAATGAAGCCGTGCTCAG GGCTCGCTACGAAGATGCTAAGTTCTTTTATGAGTTGGACACTCGTAAAAGGTTTTCAGAATTCCGAGAGCAACTGAAAAATATTCTCTTTCAT GAGAAACTTGGAACCATGCTGGACAAAATGACTCGTGTTGAAAACATGGTTACTAAGCTAAGTTGCCTCCTGGATATCAATGAAGATACACAACAAACTATCCGGGAAGCTGCCTCACTTGCCATGTCTGACCTTGCCACATCAGTTGTCACTGAATTTACTGCACTTTCAGGAGTAATGGGGCGTCACTATGCCCTTCGAGATGGATACTCTGAGCAG ACCGCAGAGGCCGTGTTTGAGATCACACTCCCTAGATTTTCTGGGgacatagttcctaaaagcgaCGCTGGTATAGTTTTGGCAATTGCGGATAG ATTAGATAGCCTGGTAGGTTTATTCACCGCTGGCTGTCAACCTAGTTCTACAAATGATCCATTTGGTCTACGAAGAATCTCATATGGTCTC GTGCAATTGTTGGTGGAAAAGAATAAAAACCTAGATTTTAAAGAAGCTCTGGAACTTGCAGCAGGTGTCCAGCCAATCAAAGTAAATCCTCAAGTAATAGACGAA GTACGTCAATTTGTTACTCGAAGATTAGAGCAATTTCTG GTAGACAAGGGGGTGAGTGCAGAAATTGTTCGTTCCATCCTTGCAGAGAGAGCTAATTTTCCCTGTCTAGCAGCAAAATCAGCATATAAA ATGGAAGAATTATCAAAAGGCGAGCTTTTCCCTAAAGTAGTTGAAGCATACTCTCGCCCAACTAGAATTGTCCGTGGGAAGGAAATTGAGTGTCACACCGAG GTGGATGAGTCTGCCTTTGAGACAAATGAAGAGAGAGTTTTGTGGAACGCATTTTCGTCAGTTAAAAAGAGTATCAATCCCG GTCTTGACATTGACGATTTTGTGGAAATTTCATCCCAGCTTATTCAACCGCTTGAAGATTTCTTTAATAATGTCTTCGTAATGGTG GATGATGCTAAGATCAGAAATAACAGGCTAGCTCTGCTAAAAGGAATAGCTGAACTACCTAAAGGAATTGCAGACCTTACATTGTTACCAGGATTTTAA
- the LOC123883427 gene encoding 50S ribosomal protein L4, chloroplastic has product MASLSTLTPTSTSLSFFSSSIFSNLNSTKSKFKFPSNSHSHSLSVSCKLATLPLLSFSGEKIGESTLDIKSAPPSTSRAVVHRAIVHDLQNKRRGTASTLTRGEVRGGGRKPYGQKKTGRARQGSIRTPLRPGGGVIFGPKPRDWSIKINKKEKRLAISTAIASAAVNTVVVEEFDDEFEGKAKTKEFIAAMKRWGVDPKEKATFFMLEVTEEVELASRNLGRLKILTPRTLNLYDILNADKIVLTPSAVDYLNGRYGENYQDDDDDEEEDEDDEEDEEEDDNVEEEVEDGEEGPDTEESPDVVN; this is encoded by the exons ATGGCTTCACTCTCAACACTAACACCAACTTCaacttctctttctttcttctcttcttcaATCTTCTCTAATCTAAATTCAACTAAATCCAAATTCAAATTCCCCTCAAATTCACATTCACATTCACTTTCAGTTTCTTGCAAACTCGCCACCCTCCCACTCCTCTCTTTCTCCGGCGAAAAAATCGGCGAATCAACTCTCGACATCAAATCCGCTCCTCCCTCCACCTCCCGCGCCGTCGTCCACCGCGCCATAGTCCACGACCTCCAAAACAAGCGTCGCGGAACAGCCTCAACCCTAACTCGCGGTGAAGTACGCGGTGGTGGAAGAAAACCCTACGGACAAAAGAAAACCGGCCGAGCACGTCAGGGTTCAATACGTACTCCGCTCCGACCTGGCGGTGGTGTGATTTTTGGTCCGAAGCCGCGTGATTGGAGTATTAAGATTAATAAGAAGGAGAAGAGGCTTGCGATTTCGACTGCGATTGCGAGTGCGGCTGTGAATACTGTTGTGGTGGAGGAATTTGATGATGAGTTTGAAGGGAAAGCGAAGACGAAGGAGTTTATTGCGGCGATGAAGAGATGGGGAGTTGATCCGAAGGAGAAAGCTACGTTTTTTATGTTGGAGGTTACTGAGGAAGTGGAGCTTGCTAGTAGGAATCTTGGGAGGTTGAAGATATTAACGCCGAGGACGTTGAATTTGTATGATATTTTGAATGCTGATAAGATTGTGCTTACTCCTTCTGCTGTGGATTATTTGAATGGTAGGTATGGGGAGAATTAtcaagatgatgatgatgatgaggaggaGGATGAGGATGATGAGGAGGATGAGGAGGAGGATGACAATGTAGAAGAAGAAGTAGAGGATGGTGAAGAAG GACCTGACACAGAAGAAAGTCCAGATGTGGTGAATTGA
- the LOC123883424 gene encoding RGG repeats nuclear RNA binding protein A-like, whose amino-acid sequence MATINPFDLLGDDAEDPSQLIAAEQLKAAAAPKKGTEQGKQAAPKKAAQLPSKPLPPSQAVREARNEPSRGGRGGGRGFGRGRGGGGSGGGGYGRDFSNDDNSLPAPPANQGSFEGDSGNPTERRGYGAPRAPYRVGGERRRGGFSNGEAGEEGRPRRTFDRHSGSGRGGGFKREGAGRGNWGTQSDEIAQVTEEVSNEPEKNVAEEKPAGNEDATAEGNKDAPANEAEEKEPEDKEMTLEEYEKVLEEKRKALQALKTEGRKVDTKEFESMKPLSCKKENDEIFAKLGSDKDKRKDAFEKEKAKKALSINEFLKPAEGEKYYNPGGRGGRGGRGGRGGSRGGGYGGNAYSNVPAPSIEDPGQFPTLGGGK is encoded by the exons ATGGCGACAATTAACCCTTTTGATTTGTTGGGTGATGATGCTGAAGACCCTTCACAGTTGATTGCTGCTGAACAACTGAAAGCGGCGGCGGCACCCAAAAAGGGGACTGAACAAGGCAAGCAGGCTGCTCCTAAGAAGGCAGCCCAGTTACCTTCCAAACCCCTTCCTCCTTCTCAGGCTG TGAGGGAGGCCAGAAATGAGCCTTCTCGTGGTGGCCGTGGAGGCGGACGTGGATTTGGACGAGGTCGCGGTGGCGGCGGTAGCGGTGGCGGCGGCTATGGCCGTGACTTTTCCAATGATGATAACTCATTGCCTGCTCCTCCTGCTAATCAAGGCTCTTTCGAAGGAGATTCTGGGAATCCCACTGAGAGACGAGGTTATGGTGCACCACGTGCTCCTTATCGTGTTGGAGGCGAGCGCCGCCGTGGAGGTTTCAGCAATGGTGAAGCTGGTGAAGAAGGCCGCCCACGTAGGACATTTGATCGCCACAGTGGAAGTGGACGAGG TGGTGGTTTCAAACGTGAAGGTGCTGGACGAGGCAATTGGGGAACTCAATCTGATGAAATTGCCCA GGTGACTGAGGAAGTGTCAAATGAGCCTGAAAAGAATGTGGCTGAGGAGAAGCCTGCTGGCAACGAAGATGCCACAGCTGAAGGAAACAAGGATGCTCCTGCTAATGAAGCTGAAGAGAAGGAGCCTGAGGATAAG GAGATGACATTGGAAGAATATGAGAAAGTGCTGGAAGAGAAAAGGAAAGCCCTTCAGGCACTCAAGACTGAAGGAAGAAAGGTGGATACTAAGGAGTTTGAATCCATGAAGCCACTTTCATGCAAGAAAGAGAATGACGAGATCTTTGCTAAACTG GGATCTGACAAGGACAAACGCAAAGATGCTTTTGAGAAAGAGAAGGCAAAGAAG GCCTTGAGCATTAATGAGTTTCTGAAGCCTGCTGAAGGAGAGAAGTATTACAACCCAGGTGGACGTGGTGGCCGTGGAGGACGTGGCGGCCGTGGTGGTTCAAGAGGAGGAGGTTATGGTGGAAATGCTTACAGCAATGTCCCAGCCCCATCCATTGAGGATCCTGGGCAATTCCCAACCTTGGGTGGTGGCAAGTGA